A segment of the Amycolatopsis thermophila genome:
GCCTGGAACGCCCGTGCCGCGAGGTCCCCGCGGACGACCAGCCGGTCGTAGCCGCCGGGCGGGAACCACCCGGCGAATTCCATGCCGAGGTCGTACTGGTCGGAGAAGAAGTACGGCAGCTCGTCGTAGCTGACCTCGTGCCCGAGGATCGCCCGCGCGGCCGCCGGGCCCTGCTTCAGCGCGGTCGCCCAGTGCTCGACGCGGATGAGGCCGCGGTAGAACGGGTGGTAGGCGCGGGCGATGTCGCCGGCCGCGAAGACGTCGGGGTCGCCCGTGCGCAGCGACGCGTCGACCAGGACGCCGTCGTCGACCGTGAGCCGGGCCGCGGCGGCGAGCTCGGTCTCGGGCCGCGCGCCCACGCCGACGATGACGACATCCGCGGGGATCACCGTGCCGTCCGCGGTGACCACAGTGGACACCCGGCTCGCGCCGCGCAGCTCGGCGACGCCGGTCCCGAGGCGGAAATCCACGCCGTGCGCTCGGTGGACGTCGGCGAAGAACCGGCCCAGCTCGGGCCCGAGTGGACCGTGCAGGGGAGTGGGGGCCGGTTCGACGACCGTGACCTCGCATCCCATCGTGCGCGCCGCGGCGGCCGTTTCCAGGCCGATCCACCCCGCGCCGACGACCACCACCCGGCCGCCTGCACCGAGTTCCGCGTGCAGGGCGTCGGCGTGCCGGAGGCGACGCAGGTAGTGCACGCCGTCCAGGTCGTGGCCCGGCACGCGCAGCCGCCGCGGCGACGAGCCGGTGGCCAGCAGGAGTTTGGTGTAGCCGATCCGTTCGCCGTCCTCGAGCTCGACCAGGTGCGCCGCCCGGTCGAGCCGCGTGACGCGGCGGCCCAGGACGAGTTCGATCCGGTTGCCGGCGTACCACTGCTCGTCGTGCAGGAACACGGCGTCCCGGCCCGTCTCGCCCAGCAGGTAGCCCTTGGACAGCGGCGGGCGGTCGTAGGGCCGGTCCGGTTCGGCGCCGACCAGCACGACACGGCCCGCGAAGCCTTCCGCGCGCAGGGTTTCGGCGGCCTTCGCGCCCGCGAGGCCCGCGCCGACGATGACGACGACGTTGTCGTGATCCATGTCGATCTCCCGTGGTGGTCAGCCGGCGATCCCGGTCAGGGCGAAGAACTCCTGCCGCGTCGCGCGGTCCTCCCGCAGCAGGCCGTGCACGGCGGAGGTGACCGTGCGCGATCCGGCGACCTGCACGCCCCGCAGCGACATGCACAGGTGCTCGGCCTCGATCACCACGCCGACACCCTTGGGTGCGAGGTGTTCCTGCAGCCAGTCGGCGACCTGCTGGGTGAGCCGTTCCTGCACCTGCAGGTCCCGGGCGAACAGCTCGACGACACGGGCCAGTTTGGACAGTCCGAGGATGCGGTCGCCCGGCAGGTACCCGACGTGGGCCACGCCGTGGAAGGGCAGCATGTGGTGCTCGCACAGCGACCACACCGGGATCCGCTTGGCGACCACCAGCTCGTCGTAGGCCTCGTCGTTGGGGAACGTCGTCAGCTGGAACTCGCGCGGGTTGAGCAGTTCCGCGTAGGACTTCGCGACGCGCCGCGGGGTGTCGGCCAGGTGCTCCGACGTGGGGTCCTTGCCCAGCGCGACGAGCAGGTCCCGGACCGCGCGTTCGGCCGCGGCCAGGTCGACGGTGCCGCGGCCGTGCACCACGTTCAGGTGCCGGACCGGCGCATCCAGGTCGCGCAGTTCGTTGACGGTCACCAGCCCTCACCCCTTCTAAAAACAGGATGTGCTGACCTTAGAACGCCCGCGGAGTTTTCGTCAAACGTCACTTGTTTTAGAGTGGGGTGATGGACGACGCAGTGTCGGCCGTCGCCGCTCTCGAGGAACCGACGCGCCGGCGACTCTACGACTACGTGGTGCGGCAGCCGGACCCGGTCGGCCGCGACGAGGTCGCGGCCGCCACCGGCCTCCCGCGCGCCACGGTCGCGTTCCACCTCGACAAACTGGTCGCCGAGCAGCTGCTCGACGTCGGCTTCGAGCGCCGCACCGGCCGCAGCGGGC
Coding sequences within it:
- the folE gene encoding GTP cyclohydrolase I FolE, with product MDAPVRHLNVVHGRGTVDLAAAERAVRDLLVALGKDPTSEHLADTPRRVAKSYAELLNPREFQLTTFPNDEAYDELVVAKRIPVWSLCEHHMLPFHGVAHVGYLPGDRILGLSKLARVVELFARDLQVQERLTQQVADWLQEHLAPKGVGVVIEAEHLCMSLRGVQVAGSRTVTSAVHGLLREDRATRQEFFALTGIAG
- a CDS encoding NAD(P)/FAD-dependent oxidoreductase — translated: MDHDNVVVIVGAGLAGAKAAETLRAEGFAGRVVLVGAEPDRPYDRPPLSKGYLLGETGRDAVFLHDEQWYAGNRIELVLGRRVTRLDRAAHLVELEDGERIGYTKLLLATGSSPRRLRVPGHDLDGVHYLRRLRHADALHAELGAGGRVVVVGAGWIGLETAAAARTMGCEVTVVEPAPTPLHGPLGPELGRFFADVHRAHGVDFRLGTGVAELRGASRVSTVVTADGTVIPADVVIVGVGARPETELAAAARLTVDDGVLVDASLRTGDPDVFAAGDIARAYHPFYRGLIRVEHWATALKQGPAAARAILGHEVSYDELPYFFSDQYDLGMEFAGWFPPGGYDRLVVRGDLAARAFQAFWLAGGRVVAGLHVNQWDEGIDPVKDLIRSGRTVDPEHLADPAAPLATPA